The Primulina huaijiensis isolate GDHJ02 unplaced genomic scaffold, ASM1229523v2 scaffold33709, whole genome shotgun sequence genomic interval CTAGCCAGATTATCATCCACACCTAACAGCAtacattaaacaaattaaaattagaaTGACATTTCTAATAACTCAATCTAtgacataaacataaatataattaataaaattaactcACCAAAATCTGTCTCGGATGATTTTCTCTTCCGCCCTCTGTTATAGGCTATGCTATAATCTCTCTCCTGATGCACTGGCATTGGAGACCTAATCTCAGCAACACCTGGCATGTGAAACCTCATCTCAGCAAAACCAGCTCTAATCTGTTCAGTCACACTCGATCTCAACTCATCGAAACCAAGATTCAAACTCGATTTCAAGTCATCGAAAGCCAGATTTATATTTCTGATACACGCCTTGGTCTCAATAAATCCTGCTGTCATCTCAAGACGCATAGACGTAATGGAATCCTCCAATGCCATCAACCGCCTCTCGAAACGATGCTCCAAGGGTGATGGGCGGCGGGAAGGATTGAGTCCAAAGTGGACTCTAGGACCCCGTACGCATGGGAGAACCGGTGCTAGAGCTGGATCTACTGACATCACCAGAACGGGTGCCGAAAACATCCGGAGATGAATGTGCGGAAGGCGTGTGCTAGACTGATCTACTGACATCACCAGAACGGGTGTCGGAAACATCCGGAGATGAATAAGCATAAGGCGTGTGCTGGACCGAGGGAGACTCCAGAG includes:
- the LOC140968227 gene encoding uncharacterized protein isoform X1, with the translated sequence MRSVLGYSSSGGKVKQSYVASTLWSLPRSSTRLMLIHLRMFPTPVLVMSVDQSSTRLPHIHLRMFSAPVLVMSVDPALAPVLPCVRGPRVHFGLNPSRRPSPLEHRFERRLMALEDSITSMRLEMTAGFIETKACIRNINLAFDDLKSSLNLGFDELRSSVTEQIRAGFAEMRFHMPGVAEIRSPMPVHQERDYSIAYNRGRKRKSSETDFGVDDNLAREICSSSQTQRIFEPNLPFITKESSEDIQVTPDVGMSGGEATTSRANRQFGAIIDDGVRPLAETVTLKVNNSLARVRASMLYRSPSRIPGFYAEYEKLFYGPMAIANSHVTISVSIYKSCIFVEHLFLNFENLFFCRIQRRRSPWIA
- the LOC140968227 gene encoding uncharacterized protein isoform X2; the encoded protein is MRSVLGYSSSGGKVKQSYVASTLWSLPRSSTRLMLIHLRMFPTPVLVMSVDQSSTRLPHIHLRMFSAPVLVMSVDPALAPVLPCVRGPRVHFGLNPSRRPSPLEHRFERRLMALEDSITSMRLEMTAGFIETKACIRNINLAFDDLKSSLNLGFDELRSSVTEQIRAGFAEMRFHMPGVAEIRSPMPVHQERDYSIAYNRGRKRKSSETDFGVDDNLAREICSSSQTQRIFEPNLPFITKESSEDIQVTPDVGMSGGEATTSRDDGVRPLAETVTLKVNNSLARVRASMLYRSPSRIPGFYAEYEKLFYGPMAIANSHVTISVSIYKSCIFVEHLFLNFENLFFCRIQRRRSPWIA